In the genome of Burkholderia sp. PAMC 26561, the window GCTCGCCTGCATGTTGATGCGTGTGGATCTGTTGCGGGTTCGTACGATGCGCAACGCGTTCATTCAGTTAAGTCGATCTTCGCGATGCACACAAGCAAAGCTTTGAAACTCACCTCGGACGACACGCTTGCGCGACACGTTCTTGATCGATCGAGCGCTGCTTCAGCGCCTTCGATTCCCGCCTGTCCCGCAGTGGAAACAAGGCGCTTTCGCGTCGTGTTTCCATGGTGAAAGTGTAGCACTCGCCGCCTTCATCGCAAAGGTTAAAAACACAAAATCTTGGGTCTTCGAGTCAGTTACAAACTACCTATAGTACAAGTCTGCGCATCGTGCAAGCGGCAATCCGGGCCGGAAAATCAAGCCTCGAAGCCTTGCTCAGCACTGCGCTCACGCACGTTTGTCTCGCAGCGGCACGAGCAGTTCACGCAGATTGTTGTGATCGATTTCGTGCATCAGGGCGAGCAGCCGGCCGAGCTGTCCTGCAGGAAAACCCTCACGCGCAAACCACGCGAGATAGTGACCGGGCAGGTCCGCAAGCAAGCGGTCCTTGTACTTTCCGTAAGGCATTTTTTGCGTGACGAGACGCTGCAGATCTTCGGGGTCCATCGTCGTGCTCCTTGTGTTTCGAATGTCGCTGCCATGATATCGATGCCATAATCGCAACTCCCGCCGCGAAGAGATCCCCTTCCGTTCTCCATGCCGCTAGCCATCAAAGCTTTCGTTGCCCCTCTCATCGTCGCGTGTGCGATGTTCATGGAAAGCGTCGATGCCAACGTCATCGTCACCGCGATCCCCGAAATGGCCAAAGCTTTCGGCCGCGATCCTGTAACGCTAAAGATTGCGGTCACGAGTTATGTGCTCGGCCTCGGCGTGTTCATTCCGATCTGCGGCTGGGTCGCCGACCGCTTTGGCGCGCGCACCATCTTTCGTCTTGCCATCGGCATCTTCGTGGCCGGCTCCATCTTGTGCGCGGCGTCCACCTCGCTGATTCCCTTCACCCTCGCGCGTTTCGTGCAGGGCGTCGGCGGCGCGATGATGGTCCCGGTCGGGCGGATCATCATCTTCCGCTCGGTGCGCCGCTCGGAGTTCATCCGGGCGATGAACTACCTGTCGCTGCCTGCCATGTTCGGTCCCGCGGTCGGTCCGCTGCTCGGCGGGTTCATCACGACGTACCTGCACTGGCGCCTGATTTTCTTCATCAACATCCCGATCGGTATTGCCGGGATCTACCTCACGAACAAGTACATTGCGAATGTGCGCGAGGCGCATCCGGGGCCGCTCGACTGGCTTGGCTTCTTTTTATCGGCGATGGGCGGCACGTTGTTCCTGCTCGGACTCTCGCTGATCGGCGGCGAACTGGTCACGGATCGGGTCGCGGCGGGCATGGCGCTCGGCGGCGTGGTTTTCCTCGTGCTCTATTTTCTCCACTCGCGGCGCATCAAGTTGCCACTGCTCGATCTGAGCTTCCTGCGCGTGCCGACCTTCCAGGCGAGCGTGGTCGGCGGGTCGCTGTTTCGTATCGGCTTGGGCGCCGTGCCGTTCCTGCTGCCGCTCGCCATGCAGGAGGGACTCGGCATGAGCGCGTTCAAGTCGGGCTCGATCACATGCGCGTCCGCGGTTGGCGGCATGTTCATGCGCTCGCTGGCCTCGCGCGTGCTGCACCGCTTCGGCTTCCGGCAGACGCTGATGGTGAATGCCGCGCTCTCCGGCATCGCGATCGCGGCGTGCGGCATGTTCTATCCGGGCACGCCGACGTGGCTCATCTGGGCGGTCGTGCTGCTCGGCGGATTCTTCCCGGCGCTGCAATTCACGAGCCTCAACTCGCTGACCTACGCAGAAATCGAAAGCCGCGATGTGGGCCGCGCGACGAGTCTCGGCAGTTTCATCCAGCAGGTTTCGCTGGGCTTGGGCGTGACGGTCGGCGGGATCGCGCTGCAGATCTCTCACGATCTGCAAGGCCATCCGCAGATGGTCTGGTCGGACTTCTGGCCGGCGTTCGTGGTTGTCGGCATGTTTTCGTTTCTTTCGATTCC includes:
- a CDS encoding DUF3820 family protein; the encoded protein is MDPEDLQRLVTQKMPYGKYKDRLLADLPGHYLAWFAREGFPAGQLGRLLALMHEIDHNNLRELLVPLRDKRA
- a CDS encoding MFS transporter, with protein sequence MPLAIKAFVAPLIVACAMFMESVDANVIVTAIPEMAKAFGRDPVTLKIAVTSYVLGLGVFIPICGWVADRFGARTIFRLAIGIFVAGSILCAASTSLIPFTLARFVQGVGGAMMVPVGRIIIFRSVRRSEFIRAMNYLSLPAMFGPAVGPLLGGFITTYLHWRLIFFINIPIGIAGIYLTNKYIANVREAHPGPLDWLGFFLSAMGGTLFLLGLSLIGGELVTDRVAAGMALGGVVFLVLYFLHSRRIKLPLLDLSFLRVPTFQASVVGGSLFRIGLGAVPFLLPLAMQEGLGMSAFKSGSITCASAVGGMFMRSLASRVLHRFGFRQTLMVNAALSGIAIAACGMFYPGTPTWLIWAVVLLGGFFPALQFTSLNSLTYAEIESRDVGRATSLGSFIQQVSLGLGVTVGGIALQISHDLQGHPQMVWSDFWPAFVVVGMFSFLSIPITAKLSRDAGHEISRGTRG